The following coding sequences are from one Chrysemys picta bellii isolate R12L10 unplaced genomic scaffold, ASM1138683v2 scaf117, whole genome shotgun sequence window:
- the LOC135978101 gene encoding olfactory receptor 52P1-like — MAAFNLTPSGPSTFILMGVPGLEAAHGWISIPFSMFYIVSLLGNFMLLFVVGKEQTLHKPMYLLVCMLALTDISMSTSVIPKALCIFWFNLKHITMGGCLTQMFFLHTVIVIQSAVLVTMAFDRYVAICNPLRYTTILTNARIAKLGLLGLIRAVLIILPMPLFLSRLPFCANRIIPHIYCEHIAVAKMSCGDSTVTRMYGLVTAFVVIVLDLTLIALSYGLIIRAVLRISSKEAHQKALNTCTAHICVMLISYSPCLFSYMTQRFSQGISSHVHVTLSNFYLLVTPMLNPIIYGVKTKEFRDKVGKYTCRR, encoded by the coding sequence ATGGCAGCTTTCAACCTCACCCCCTCTGGCCCTTCAACATTCATCCTAATGGGCGTCCCTGGCTTGGAAGCTGCCCATGGctggatttccatccctttctctatGTTCTACATTGTCAGCCTGTTGGGAAATTTCATGCTTCTGTTTGTTGTAGGcaaagagcagaccctgcacaagccAATGTACCTGCTGGTCTGCATGCTGGCGCTCACAGATATCAGCATGTCTACCTCTGTCATACCAaaggcactgtgtatattttggttcaatttgaaacaCATTACTATGGgtggctgcctcacccagatgttcttccttCATACGGTTATTGTTATACAGTCAGCCGTTCTCGTGACAATGGCCTTCGATCGCTATGTTGCCATATGTAACCCTCTGAGATACACTACGATCCTCACCAACGCACGAATAGCTAAGCTAGGGCTCTTGGGTTTGATAAGAGCAGTTCTCATCATTCTGCCTATGCCCCTGTTCCTGAGTAGGCTGCCATTCTGTGCCAACCGCATTATCCCCCACATATATTGTGAGCACATAGCTGTGGCAAAGATGTCATGTGGGGACTCCACAGTCACAAGGATGTACGGCTTGGTGACAGCATTTGTAGTCATTGTGTTAGACCTGACACTCATTGCCCTGTCCTATGGTCTGATCATCAGGGCTGTCCTCAGAATCTCCTCCAAGGAAGCCCACCAGAAAGCTCtcaacacctgcacagcccacatctgtgtgatgctgaTATCTTAttctccctgcctcttctcctaCATGACTCAGAGGTTCAGTCAGGGAATCTCTTCCCATGTTCACGTCACCTTGTCTAACTTCTATCTCCTTGTCACTCCCATGCTCAACCCTATCATTTATGGGGTCAAAACCAAAGAGTTTCGTGACAAAGTGGGCAAATACACCTGCAGAAGGTGA
- the LOC135978105 gene encoding olfactory receptor 51G2-like yields MSNATFLLAGIPGLEADGPWISIPFCSMYLIAILGNGLILFVIKTQQNLHEPMYLFLSMLSVTDLGLSVSTLPTTFSIFLFNTREIGIDVCLAQLFSIHTFSVMESSVLLAMAFDRFVAIRYPLRYTSTLTSARIGNIGLAIIIRSSGLHIPSVILLKRLPYSKIQPLSHSYCLYPDVMKMACADTTPSSFYGLFVVLSSLGLDSVLIVLSYIMILQTVLSITSWQERLKALNTCVSHICVTLLFYTPLISLSMINRFEKKALPQSQILLSYLHLLLPQCSIPLHTA; encoded by the coding sequence ATGAGTAATGCAACATTCCTCCTGGCaggcatcccagggctggaagctgatggtccctggatctccatccccttctgttcCATGTACCTCATTGCAATTTTAGGAAACGGTCTGATTCTGTTTGTGATAAAGACACAGCAGAatctccatgagcccatgtacttGTTCCTTTCTATGTTATCTGTCACTGACCTTGGCTTGTCTGTTTCCACCTTGCCAACAACGTTCAGCATCTTCTTGTTTAACACCAGAGAAATTGGCATTGATGTCTGCCTGGCCCAACTTTTCTCTATTCACACTTTCTCCGTCATGGAATCCTCTGTACTATTAGCTATGGCATTTGATCGTTTTGTTGCAATACGCTACCCGCTGAGATATACTTCGACTTTAACCAGTGCAAGGATAGGAAACATAGGGCTGGCGATAATAATCAGGAGTAGTGGTCTGCATATCCCATCTGTCATTCTTCTCAAGAGGTTGCCCTACAGCAAGATCCAACCtctctctcattcatattgttTGTATCCAGATGTGATGAAAATGGCCTGTGCAGATACTACGCCCAGCAGCTTCTATGGTTTGTTTGTTGTCCTTTCTTCTCTGGGTTTAGACTCAGTGCTCATTGTCTTGTCTTACATCATGATCCTTCAGACCGTACTGAGTATCACATCCTGGCAAGAGCGTCTCAAGGCTCTGAACACCTGTGTCTCCCACATCTGTGTCACCCTGCTTTTCTACACCCCGCTGATCAGTTTGTCTATGATTAACAGGTTCGAGAAAAAGGCTCTTCCTCAGAGTCAAATTCTTCTGTCttatctccacctcctcctcccccagtgctcAATCCCATTGCATACAGCATAA